The Roseovarius sp. EL26 genome has a window encoding:
- a CDS encoding VOC family protein, whose translation MKTAKCGIILNTENYSECVRFYRDSLGLPVSFEKEDPGGQLTCFEFTGAYLMVETGGDAVSGCKPITRCPTKLRFNVFDIEAAVAQLESTGVTVDVRFHSWGTTAEFCDPDGNRCALRSVTDFAT comes from the coding sequence ATGAAAACCGCGAAGTGTGGTATCATTTTGAATACGGAAAATTACTCTGAATGCGTTCGTTTCTACCGAGATAGCCTTGGATTGCCGGTGTCGTTTGAAAAAGAGGACCCCGGAGGGCAGCTCACATGTTTTGAGTTCACGGGTGCGTATTTAATGGTTGAAACGGGTGGCGACGCGGTATCAGGGTGCAAGCCGATAACGAGATGTCCGACAAAGCTCCGGTTTAATGTGTTTGATATTGAGGCTGCTGTAGCACAATTAGAGTCAACTGGTGTTACGGTTGATGTCAGGTTTCATTCGTGGGGGACGACTGCGGAATTTTGTGATCCAGATGGCAATCGATGTGCACTTCGCTCAGTGACCGATTTTGCGACTTAA
- a CDS encoding VOC family protein produces MDMKLEHLNVTVTAPQEIAAILCNLFDWHIRWEGTAKDNGYTVHVGDEDSYLALYKPGKFLTPMGNTYEQIAGLNHVGVVVDDIKAVERKVEAAGYAPHSHGDYEPGLRFYFNGPDGIEFEVVSYSE; encoded by the coding sequence ATTGATATGAAACTTGAGCATCTGAACGTCACAGTCACCGCCCCGCAGGAAATCGCTGCGATTTTATGTAATCTCTTCGATTGGCATATCCGTTGGGAAGGGACTGCCAAGGACAATGGATATACCGTGCACGTCGGGGACGAGGACAGTTATCTTGCGCTGTATAAGCCCGGGAAATTCCTGACCCCGATGGGCAATACATATGAGCAGATTGCTGGCCTCAATCATGTTGGCGTGGTGGTGGATGATATCAAAGCAGTAGAGCGCAAAGTTGAAGCTGCCGGTTATGCGCCACATAGCCACGGGGATTATGAGCCGGGGCTGCGGTTCTATTTCAACGGGCCTGACGGGATTGAATTTGAGGTAGTCAGCTACAGCGAATGA
- the soxR gene encoding redox-sensitive transcriptional activator SoxR, producing the protein MITNRLETRGLSIGFVSERTGLPTSAIRYYEDEGLVTPDRNESGHRRYARADIRRLSFVMISQGLGFSIAEIREALATLPDHRTPNKGDWNRISKKFGKILDERIEQMQSLRARLDGCIGCGCLSLQSCGLYNPRDRAAKRGKGPRYLMGDPIETD; encoded by the coding sequence ATGATAACCAATAGGTTAGAAACTAGAGGATTAAGTATCGGCTTTGTTTCTGAGCGCACCGGCCTGCCCACATCGGCCATCCGCTACTACGAAGACGAAGGATTGGTCACGCCAGATCGCAACGAATCTGGGCACCGCCGTTATGCCAGGGCTGACATTCGGCGGTTGTCGTTTGTGATGATTTCACAAGGGTTGGGCTTCTCCATTGCTGAGATCCGCGAGGCATTGGCCACACTGCCCGACCACCGCACTCCCAACAAAGGCGATTGGAATCGTATTTCGAAAAAATTCGGCAAAATCCTCGACGAGCGGATTGAACAGATGCAATCGCTACGCGCCCGGCTGGATGGCTGTATCGGGTGTGGTTGCCTGTCCTTGCAAAGTTGCGGGCTCTACAATCCACGCGACCGCGCCGCTAAACGTGGCAAAGGTCCGCGATATCTGATGGGGGATCCTATCGAAACGGATTAA
- a CDS encoding trimethylamine methyltransferase family protein — translation MNAPSPRRSGGRSARRASRAAPLSDELRPIRPGMEGGRYKALTQAQIEKIHNAALEALETIGLADAPESGIKYLTGAGAVLGDDGRIRFPRAVVEDAIAKSNKKITLFSRDGKKDLDLSGTKVHYGTAGAAVSLVDVEGKEYRHSTLQDLHDASRIADVLDNIHFVQRPMVCRDIEDNFEMDMNTVYGCVSGTTKNVGTSFTDPSYVKGALEMLHMIAGGEDQWRERPFVVNSNCFVVPPMKFATESCEVMEECIRGGMPVLLLSAGMAGATTPSTIAGAVVQATAEVLGGLVYVNAVKPGHPAIFGTWPFGLDLRSGAMTGASAEQALLSSACAQMHQFYGLPGGAVGGIADAKLPDMQAGYEMMCSNVMTGLSGLNMVYEAAGMHASLLGFCLESLIIGDDLIGHAMRCIRGIEVNDETMALDQIRDVCIGGPGHYLGTDQTLARMQVDYVYPAIGDRTSPKEWAEIGKPDLIQKAISRKEEILATRSAARFDPALDAKIRKAFNIHLPA, via the coding sequence ATGAATGCACCCTCACCTCGCCGTTCCGGCGGACGTTCCGCCCGTCGCGCTAGCCGTGCCGCTCCGCTCTCTGATGAGCTGCGCCCTATTCGTCCCGGCATGGAAGGCGGCCGTTACAAAGCGCTGACCCAAGCCCAAATCGAAAAAATCCACAACGCAGCCCTTGAAGCACTGGAAACCATCGGCCTTGCCGACGCACCAGAAAGCGGTATCAAATACCTAACCGGAGCAGGTGCCGTTCTGGGTGATGACGGACGTATTCGTTTCCCCCGTGCTGTGGTCGAAGACGCGATTGCCAAGTCCAACAAGAAAATCACGTTGTTCAGCCGTGACGGCAAAAAAGACCTCGATCTATCTGGAACCAAAGTACACTATGGCACCGCCGGCGCCGCGGTGAGCCTTGTCGACGTCGAGGGCAAAGAATACCGCCACAGTACGTTGCAAGATCTGCATGATGCGTCTCGTATCGCAGACGTATTGGACAACATCCATTTTGTTCAGCGACCGATGGTTTGCCGCGATATCGAAGACAATTTTGAAATGGACATGAACACGGTCTATGGCTGTGTGTCTGGCACAACCAAGAATGTTGGCACATCTTTCACCGACCCCAGCTACGTCAAAGGCGCGCTGGAGATGCTGCACATGATTGCAGGTGGAGAGGATCAATGGCGCGAACGTCCTTTCGTCGTCAACTCCAACTGCTTTGTCGTTCCTCCGATGAAGTTTGCCACTGAATCCTGCGAAGTCATGGAAGAATGCATTCGTGGTGGCATGCCAGTGCTTTTGCTGTCTGCGGGCATGGCAGGCGCAACAACTCCGTCGACCATCGCTGGTGCCGTTGTGCAAGCCACTGCAGAAGTTTTGGGCGGTTTGGTCTACGTTAATGCCGTCAAACCCGGACACCCGGCAATCTTTGGCACTTGGCCTTTCGGTCTGGACTTGCGCTCTGGCGCAATGACAGGTGCATCTGCCGAACAGGCCCTGCTCAGCTCGGCCTGCGCTCAGATGCATCAGTTCTACGGCCTGCCCGGCGGCGCTGTGGGCGGCATTGCCGATGCCAAACTGCCGGACATGCAAGCAGGATATGAGATGATGTGTTCAAACGTCATGACAGGGCTGTCTGGCCTGAACATGGTGTATGAAGCCGCAGGTATGCACGCGTCGTTGTTGGGTTTCTGCCTTGAATCTCTGATCATTGGTGACGACCTCATTGGTCATGCTATGCGCTGTATCCGGGGAATCGAAGTGAACGATGAAACCATGGCACTTGATCAGATCCGCGATGTCTGCATCGGTGGACCCGGGCACTATCTGGGGACTGATCAAACCCTCGCACGCATGCAGGTGGATTACGTCTACCCCGCCATCGGCGACAGGACTTCTCCTAAAGAATGGGCCGAGATTGGCAAACCCGATCTGATCCAAAAGGCGATCTCCCGGAAAGAGGAAATTCTGGCAACACGGTCCGCCGCGCGGTTTGATCCCGCACTGGACGCTAAAATTCGCAAAGCGTTCAACATCCACCTCCCGGCATAG